AGCTCGTGGAGTTCGGCGTAGGTCGTCTCTTCCCCGTGCCAGACCAGCGCCGGATCGCCGGGGTGGTTGATGACGTGGGAGACGAAGGAACTCACTAAGTTCTGGTGTCGCATCATGACTTCTCCGAAGCTCCTGCACGTTCCTGCATGCCTGCACGCTTGCGTGTCTGCGCACCCGTGTGCCGGTGTTCCCGTGTGCCCGAAATAAGAATTCCTTAAGGCGTTCAACTCGAATGGCACCCTTACATGAAAGGACGCCAATAATCACCTTCGGGGCGGCAGAAAATTGCAACGCAATACTGCCCGGTAATCTTCGAGTTGAGACCATACCCTCGGCCACGCACGGCATTCACTCTCCATGAGAGCAGGTATGACCAGTGCAAACGCTCGGACTTTCCGATGTCAACCCGGGCGTTAATTTACCTCGTGACCCGGATCAACATGTTGGCGTTCGACGACGTGATGTTATCCATCGAACCCATCCGGACGCAACGAAAAGATTTCTTGACGTCGGACCACCCCAACGATCTTGCCGAGCCGGGTGAACGTCGACTAGCGTCCTTGATGCGGTTCGCGGTGAAGCGAATCAGCGGGGCCTTCCCGTTCTCCACAGACTTCCCGAACGCCGTGAAAGGTGAATCCGTCATGCCTTCCTCCGAACGGTGCGTGGAAACTCCGGCGAAGTTGTCCTTCGCGCAGCAGCGGCTGTGGTTCCTCGACCGGCTCCGGCCGGGCCGGGCCGACCACAACGTGCCGGTCGCGGTCCGCCTGCGGGGCCCGCTGGACCAAGGGGCGCTGGTCCTGGCGCTGACCGAAGTGGTGCGAAGGCACGAGGTGTTACGCAGCAGGATCGTCGTCATCGACGACACCCCGTACCAGGTCACGGAGCCGGTCGACACGTTCGTACCGGCCCTGAACGACCTCGCCGCCCTCCCCTGGGCACAGGCCGAGGAGCGGGCTCACGCGTTGGCGGTCGAGGACGCGGGCACCCCGTTCGACCTCGGTACCGCGCCGTTGCTGCGCGCCCGGCTGATCCGTACCGCCGCCGACGATCACCTGCTGGTGCTCGTGTTCCACCACATCGCCGCCGACGGCTGGTCGCTTTCGGTGCTGTGGCAGGAGTTCTCCGCCGTCTACCGGGCCGCGGTCTGCGGCAGACCGTCCGACCTGCCGGAACTCCCCGTCCAGTACGCGGATTTCGCCGACTGGCAGCACCAGCACCTCACCGGTACGGCACTGCGCGAGCAGCTCGCCCACTGGCGGGAGCGGCTGGGCCATAAGAACCCGTCGTCGTTCCCGACCGACCACCCGCGTCCCGCACTGTGGTCGGGGCGCGGGGACCAGATCGAGGTGGAGTTCCCCGCAGAGCTCACCCCTCGCATCCGGGCGCTGGGGCTCGCCCATGAGGTGACGCCGTTCATCACCCTGCTGGCCGCCTTCCAGGTGCTGCTCGCGCACCACTCGGGCGAGCCGGACCTGCCGGTGGGAACGCCGATCTCCGGACGGACCCGCATCGAGGTGGAACCGTTGATCGGGTTCTTCGTCAACACCCTGGTCCTGCGAACGGACCTGACGGGAGATCCCACCTTCACCGAGGCGCTCGACCGGGCGCGCCGGTGCGCGATGGACGCCTACTCCCACCAGGACGTGCCCTTCGAGCGCC
This is a stretch of genomic DNA from Streptomyces sp. NBC_00237. It encodes these proteins:
- a CDS encoding condensation domain-containing protein, which translates into the protein MPSSERCVETPAKLSFAQQRLWFLDRLRPGRADHNVPVAVRLRGPLDQGALVLALTEVVRRHEVLRSRIVVIDDTPYQVTEPVDTFVPALNDLAALPWAQAEERAHALAVEDAGTPFDLGTAPLLRARLIRTAADDHLLVLVFHHIAADGWSLSVLWQEFSAVYRAAVCGRPSDLPELPVQYADFADWQHQHLTGTALREQLAHWRERLGHKNPSSFPTDHPRPALWSGRGDQIEVEFPAELTPRIRALGLAHEVTPFITLLAAFQVLLAHHSGEPDLPVGTPISGRTRIEVEPLIGFFVNTLVLRTDLTGDPTFTEALDRARRCAMDAYSHQDVPFERLVEELHPERDLGRHPLFTVMFQVEAEPALPSGLPELEASAHHMPYDLVKFDVEVSLTDRGDRFTGVVRYAADLFERSTVERFAEDYRELLDRLVTSPEQPISAWGPQLAPRAIPAAPVVPPEAGRGTPDDAPPTETELLVLEVWSEVLDVAPSSVHDDFFVLGGHSLLASKVMSRLCRALDFELPLTLLFYCPTVAELAQGIEAALLADLENA